The Catellatospora citrea DNA segment GGTGCCGACGGCCCCGATCAGGAACAGGACGTTGCCGATCCAGAACTGGTCGGCCCGCACCATCGCGAGCACCAGCACCGCGGCGGCGCCGAAGGCCATGACGCCCTGGGCGATCCGGTCGCCGTGCCGCACGATCTGCTTGTCCCGCACGTCGGATTCGGTGTGGCTGTCCCGGGCGACCATCGCCGACACGATCGAACCGAGGATCGTGCCGACGAACGTCACGCCGATCGCCCACAGCATCGGGGTCACCCAGGCGACCTCGGCGGCGGGCCGGCCCCACAGGCGCGGGATCACCACGGCGCAGTACGCCAGCGTGGTCGCCGGCACCAGGATGGCCACCCACCAGGTGTTGCGTTCCTCGAACGTGGTCGGGACGCGGTCGGTGTCGGCGGCGGGCGCGGGCTTGCACGAGGTCATGGCAGATCCTCTCGGTCGGCCGGCGATGTAAAGAATCCTTGACATCACCGGTACGACCGAGCGTACACGATGTCAGCTATTCTTTACATCCGCGCTTCACCGCTTGCCGAACATCCAGCGGATGGCGGCCACGAGCAGCGCGATTCCGAGGACGGTGCCGAAGACACCCGCGTACACCTGTTCGCTGGACACACGCACACCATAGTGAGCACGGGCCCGTTCCGCCGCCATCACGGTGCCGGGCGCGGCGGGCGCTCCTTGGGACAAAACGCCTTTGTGCAGGCCAACCGGCCCAACCCGAGCGCCGCGGGCGCGACAATGGCAGGGGCGGCACGCGACCTGACGGCGTGTCGGCGCGTGACTGCCGGGAGGCCGGGTCGATGAGCACGAAGCACTGGACCGTCGACATCACCATCGACGACGACGGCTCCGGCCGTACGCAGGCGCACGCCCGCCTCGACACCGGCGCCACGACGCCCGCGATGCGCGGCGACGGCCGCGCGGCGCGCAGCCGGTTCGACGAGGACGTGCCGGCGATCGGCGACGAGCTGGCCGCCGGCCGGGCCTTGGTCGAACTCGGACAGCGGCTGCTCGCGCAGGCCGACGCCGACCTCGAGCGGACCCCCGCATGACCACGGCCCCCGCTCCCGCCGCCGCCCCGACCACCGCGCCCCCGCTGCTGGAACCACCACTGCAGCGCCTGGTCATGGCGCAGCTGGAGGAGCTGCCCGA contains these protein-coding regions:
- a CDS encoding dsRBD fold-containing protein, which translates into the protein MSTKHWTVDITIDDDGSGRTQAHARLDTGATTPAMRGDGRAARSRFDEDVPAIGDELAAGRALVELGQRLLAQADADLERTPA